A stretch of the Musa acuminata AAA Group cultivar baxijiao chromosome BXJ2-7, Cavendish_Baxijiao_AAA, whole genome shotgun sequence genome encodes the following:
- the LOC135617766 gene encoding small ribosomal subunit protein eS27y-like, whose product MVLPNDVDLLNPPAELEKRRHKLKRLVQSPNSFFMDVKCQGCFNITTVFSHSQTVVVCGNCQTVLCQPTGGRARLTEGCSFRRKGD is encoded by the exons ATG GTGCTACCGAACGATGTCGATCTGCTGAACCCTCCGGCCGAGCTCGAGAAGAGGAGGCACAAGCTCAAGCGCCTCGTGCAGTCCCCCAACTCCTTCTTCATG GATGTGAAGTGCCAAGGCTGCTTCAACAT AACTACTGTGTTCAGCCACTCGCAGACCGTGGTTGTATGCGGCAACTGCCAGACCGTCCTCTGCCAGCCGACCGGGGGGCGCGCCAGGCTCACCGAGGGCTGCTCCTTCCGGCGGAAGGGAGATTGA
- the LOC135617769 gene encoding uncharacterized protein LOC135617769, whose translation MESRTLRLGGIGQLFPEFLPDARVPRVEVICPQPRRAPKATSSVLDWVGDFGSKAKGILPALQGDHMLNILDTLLGKDESEEGLDSSKQPGFFCGSPPVRTNNPVVWDALFVEENLSFISSPDDIYDETRTPSRGERNSHSCGSSFVAKLDSRTEQFARGDPQDRRRVVSALS comes from the exons ATGGAGAGTCGCACTCTAAGACTGGGTGGTATCGGGCAGCTGTTCCCGGAGTTCTTGCCTGATGCAAGAGTTCCAAGAGTCGAAGTTATCTGTCCTCAGCCTCGTCGCGCCCCGAAAGCAACCTCCTCTGTGTTAGACTGGGTTGGGGATTTTGGTTCCAAGGCGAAGGG CATTTTGCCTGCACTTCAAGGGGATCACATGCTCAATATTTTGGATACTCTACTTGGCAAG GATGAATCCGAGGAGGGCCTGGATTCAAGCAAGCAACCAGGTTTCTTCTGCGGCTCACCTCCTGTCCGAACAAACAACCCAGTAGTCTGGGATGCTCTCTTTGTTGAAGAAAACCTATCGTTTATTTCTTCTCCAGACGACATATATGATGAAACAAGGACTCCGAGTCGGGGAGAAAGAAACTCCCATTCATGTGGCTCTTCATTTGTAGCAAAACTCGATTCCAGAACCGAACAATTCGCTCGGGGAGATCCACAAGACCGCCGTCGTGTGGTATCTGCCCTGTCCTGA
- the LOC135617767 gene encoding syntaxin-22-like isoform X2, whose translation MSYRIKTIAYDRKLNTVNPNEPVDIEELMNVVTSTCYRDFDFGVSSMIGRSCTSLSLSSVFGFMYSLRSEASSVPGKYQGRRSAHRTIDEFERSKSKLAGDFVAALLDLQKAQKLAMKREDARNASPSRPWPLTSEETAAGEDAGDDDRLLLLWEQTRQELLSLENEIVFNEAIIEESEKDIKEIHYDVQKIHEIYQDLAVLLHDQPISIDNIDKRIEESAASTGRAKEQLYKASKCSRSRSSWVCWVLIILVLVLVIVLLVLILRQLLARHDDPVQSLVKQ comes from the exons ATGAGCTACCGTATCAAAACAATAGCATATGACCGAAAGCTAAACACGGTCAACCCAAACGAACCTGTCGACATAGAAGAGCTCATGAACGTGGTAACCTCCACTTGCTATCGAGACTTCGATTTCGGCGTCTCGTCAATGATCGGCAGGTCctgtacctctctctctctctcttccgtgTTCGGTTTCATGTATTCCCTCAGGTCTGAAGCATCCTCTGTTCCCGGCAAGTATCAAGGAAGACGATCGGCCCATCG GACGATCGACGAGTTTGAGAGGTCGAAGTCGAAGCTCGCTGGGGACTTCGTAGCCGCGCTGCTTGATCTCCAAAAGGCCCAAAAGCTCGCTATGAAGCGGGAAGATGCCCGTAACGCCTCCCCTTCTCGGCCTTGGCCGCTGACGAG CGAAGAGACTGCTGCGGGAGAGGATGCAGGTGACGACGACAGGTTGCTGCTGCTCTGGGAACAGACGAG GCAAGAGTTACTCTCCTTGGAGAATGAGATAGTCTTCAATGAGGCCATAATAGAGGAAAGCGagaaagatatcaaagaaataCACTACGATGTACAGAAAATACACGAAATTTATCAAGATCTCGCTGTCTTACTTCATGACCAGCCTATCAGTATAG ATAACATCGATAAGCGTATCGAAGAGTCAGCAGCATCGACAGGCCGAGCTAAAGAACAACTGTACAAGGCTTCCAAATGCAGTAGATCTAGGTCTTCTTGG GTGTGCTGGGTGTTGATAATTTTGGTGCTGGTGCTGGTCATCGTTCTCCTTGTTCTCATCTTGCGCCAGTTGCTTGCCCGACATGACGATCCAGTACAATCACTAGTGAAGCAATGA
- the LOC135617767 gene encoding syntaxin-22-like isoform X3 codes for MSYRIKTIAYDRKLNTVNPNEPVDIEELMNVVTSTCYRDFDFGVSSMIGRSCTSLSLSSVFGFMYSLRSEASSVPGKYQGRRSAHRTIDEFERSKSKLAGDFVAALLDLQKAQKLAMKREDARNASPSRPWPLTSSPSEETAAGEDAGDDDRLLLLWEQTRQELLSLENEIVFNEAIIEESEKDIKEIHYDVQKIHEIYQDLAVLLHDQPISIDNIDKRIEESAASTGRAKEQLYKASKCSRSRSSWVSLGVLGVDNFGAGAGHRSPCSHLAPVACPT; via the exons ATGAGCTACCGTATCAAAACAATAGCATATGACCGAAAGCTAAACACGGTCAACCCAAACGAACCTGTCGACATAGAAGAGCTCATGAACGTGGTAACCTCCACTTGCTATCGAGACTTCGATTTCGGCGTCTCGTCAATGATCGGCAGGTCctgtacctctctctctctctcttccgtgTTCGGTTTCATGTATTCCCTCAGGTCTGAAGCATCCTCTGTTCCCGGCAAGTATCAAGGAAGACGATCGGCCCATCG GACGATCGACGAGTTTGAGAGGTCGAAGTCGAAGCTCGCTGGGGACTTCGTAGCCGCGCTGCTTGATCTCCAAAAGGCCCAAAAGCTCGCTATGAAGCGGGAAGATGCCCGTAACGCCTCCCCTTCTCGGCCTTGGCCGCTGACGAG CTCGCCCAGCGAAGAGACTGCTGCGGGAGAGGATGCAGGTGACGACGACAGGTTGCTGCTGCTCTGGGAACAGACGAG GCAAGAGTTACTCTCCTTGGAGAATGAGATAGTCTTCAATGAGGCCATAATAGAGGAAAGCGagaaagatatcaaagaaataCACTACGATGTACAGAAAATACACGAAATTTATCAAGATCTCGCTGTCTTACTTCATGACCAGCCTATCAGTATAG ATAACATCGATAAGCGTATCGAAGAGTCAGCAGCATCGACAGGCCGAGCTAAAGAACAACTGTACAAGGCTTCCAAATGCAGTAGATCTAGGTCTTCTTGGGTGAGTCTTG GTGTGCTGGGTGTTGATAATTTTGGTGCTGGTGCTGGTCATCGTTCTCCTTGTTCTCATCTTGCGCCAGTTGCTTGCCCGACATGA
- the LOC135617767 gene encoding syntaxin-22-like isoform X1: MSYRIKTIAYDRKLNTVNPNEPVDIEELMNVVTSTCYRDFDFGVSSMIGRSCTSLSLSSVFGFMYSLRSEASSVPGKYQGRRSAHRTIDEFERSKSKLAGDFVAALLDLQKAQKLAMKREDARNASPSRPWPLTSSPSEETAAGEDAGDDDRLLLLWEQTRQELLSLENEIVFNEAIIEESEKDIKEIHYDVQKIHEIYQDLAVLLHDQPISIDNIDKRIEESAASTGRAKEQLYKASKCSRSRSSWVCWVLIILVLVLVIVLLVLILRQLLARHDDPVQSLVKQ; the protein is encoded by the exons ATGAGCTACCGTATCAAAACAATAGCATATGACCGAAAGCTAAACACGGTCAACCCAAACGAACCTGTCGACATAGAAGAGCTCATGAACGTGGTAACCTCCACTTGCTATCGAGACTTCGATTTCGGCGTCTCGTCAATGATCGGCAGGTCctgtacctctctctctctctcttccgtgTTCGGTTTCATGTATTCCCTCAGGTCTGAAGCATCCTCTGTTCCCGGCAAGTATCAAGGAAGACGATCGGCCCATCG GACGATCGACGAGTTTGAGAGGTCGAAGTCGAAGCTCGCTGGGGACTTCGTAGCCGCGCTGCTTGATCTCCAAAAGGCCCAAAAGCTCGCTATGAAGCGGGAAGATGCCCGTAACGCCTCCCCTTCTCGGCCTTGGCCGCTGACGAG CTCGCCCAGCGAAGAGACTGCTGCGGGAGAGGATGCAGGTGACGACGACAGGTTGCTGCTGCTCTGGGAACAGACGAG GCAAGAGTTACTCTCCTTGGAGAATGAGATAGTCTTCAATGAGGCCATAATAGAGGAAAGCGagaaagatatcaaagaaataCACTACGATGTACAGAAAATACACGAAATTTATCAAGATCTCGCTGTCTTACTTCATGACCAGCCTATCAGTATAG ATAACATCGATAAGCGTATCGAAGAGTCAGCAGCATCGACAGGCCGAGCTAAAGAACAACTGTACAAGGCTTCCAAATGCAGTAGATCTAGGTCTTCTTGG GTGTGCTGGGTGTTGATAATTTTGGTGCTGGTGCTGGTCATCGTTCTCCTTGTTCTCATCTTGCGCCAGTTGCTTGCCCGACATGACGATCCAGTACAATCACTAGTGAAGCAATGA
- the LOC135617767 gene encoding uncharacterized protein LOC135617767 isoform X5 has translation MSYRIKTIAYDRKLNTVNPNEPVDIEELMNVVTSTCYRDFDFGVSSMIGRSCTSLSLSSVFGFMYSLRSEASSVPGKYQGRRSAHRTIDEFERSKSKLAGDFVAALLDLQKAQKLAMKREDARNASPSRPWPLTSSPSEETAAGEDAGDDDRLLLLWEQTRCAGC, from the exons ATGAGCTACCGTATCAAAACAATAGCATATGACCGAAAGCTAAACACGGTCAACCCAAACGAACCTGTCGACATAGAAGAGCTCATGAACGTGGTAACCTCCACTTGCTATCGAGACTTCGATTTCGGCGTCTCGTCAATGATCGGCAGGTCctgtacctctctctctctctcttccgtgTTCGGTTTCATGTATTCCCTCAGGTCTGAAGCATCCTCTGTTCCCGGCAAGTATCAAGGAAGACGATCGGCCCATCG GACGATCGACGAGTTTGAGAGGTCGAAGTCGAAGCTCGCTGGGGACTTCGTAGCCGCGCTGCTTGATCTCCAAAAGGCCCAAAAGCTCGCTATGAAGCGGGAAGATGCCCGTAACGCCTCCCCTTCTCGGCCTTGGCCGCTGACGAG CTCGCCCAGCGAAGAGACTGCTGCGGGAGAGGATGCAGGTGACGACGACAGGTTGCTGCTGCTCTGGGAACAGACGAG GTGTGCTGGGTGTTGA
- the LOC135617767 gene encoding syntaxin-22-like isoform X4, translating to MPAANMTIDEFERSKSKLAGDFVAALLDLQKAQKLAMKREDARNASPSRPWPLTSSPSEETAAGEDAGDDDRLLLLWEQTRQELLSLENEIVFNEAIIEESEKDIKEIHYDVQKIHEIYQDLAVLLHDQPISIDNIDKRIEESAASTGRAKEQLYKASKCSRSRSSWVCWVLIILVLVLVIVLLVLILRQLLARHDDPVQSLVKQ from the exons ATGCCAGCCGCGAATAT GACGATCGACGAGTTTGAGAGGTCGAAGTCGAAGCTCGCTGGGGACTTCGTAGCCGCGCTGCTTGATCTCCAAAAGGCCCAAAAGCTCGCTATGAAGCGGGAAGATGCCCGTAACGCCTCCCCTTCTCGGCCTTGGCCGCTGACGAG CTCGCCCAGCGAAGAGACTGCTGCGGGAGAGGATGCAGGTGACGACGACAGGTTGCTGCTGCTCTGGGAACAGACGAG GCAAGAGTTACTCTCCTTGGAGAATGAGATAGTCTTCAATGAGGCCATAATAGAGGAAAGCGagaaagatatcaaagaaataCACTACGATGTACAGAAAATACACGAAATTTATCAAGATCTCGCTGTCTTACTTCATGACCAGCCTATCAGTATAG ATAACATCGATAAGCGTATCGAAGAGTCAGCAGCATCGACAGGCCGAGCTAAAGAACAACTGTACAAGGCTTCCAAATGCAGTAGATCTAGGTCTTCTTGG GTGTGCTGGGTGTTGATAATTTTGGTGCTGGTGCTGGTCATCGTTCTCCTTGTTCTCATCTTGCGCCAGTTGCTTGCCCGACATGACGATCCAGTACAATCACTAGTGAAGCAATGA
- the LOC103992562 gene encoding CDP-diacylglycerol--glycerol-3-phosphate 3-phosphatidyltransferase 2 isoform X2: protein MARARKKAGGGPGETNPRGDAASAIGSLYECGGGKVGMQMSGRKQSPPSTPPMPQNGPGRLFTLPTVLTIGRVAAIPLFVSTFYMDGWWGATATTSIFLLAAITDWLDGYIARKMRLETAFGAFLDPVADKLMVAATLVLLCTKPFECAIFGDVPWLLTAPSITIIGREITMSAVREWAASQNSLALEAVAVNKLGKWKTATQMTALTALLASRDPSMAVPSVLASGIGLLYVSAGLAVWSLVVYTRKIWTVSLK from the exons ATGGCTCGAGCAAGAAAGAAGGCGGGTGGTGGGCCGGGAGAGACGAACCCCCGTGGCGACGCCGCAAGCGCCATAGGTTCCCTTTACGAGTGCGGCGGCGGGAAAGTAGGCATGCAGATGAGTGGGCGAAAGCAATCGCCGCCATCGACGCCGCCGATGCCGCAGAATGGTCCTGGGAGGTTGTTCACTCTGCCGACGGTTCTCACCATCGGCCGGGTCGCCGCCATCCCCCTTTTCGTGAGCA CTTTTTACATGGATGGTTGGTGGGGAGCAACTGCTACAACAAGCATCTTTCTTCTCGCTGCAATTACAGATTGGCTAGATGGTTATATTGCAAGAAAG ATGCGGCTTGAAACAGCATTTGGTGCATTTTTGGATCCTGTCGCTGACAAG CTTATGGTTGCTGCCACATTGGTATTGTTGTGCACTAAACCTTTTGAATGTGCTATATTTGGGGATGTTCCATGGCTTTTGACGGCACCTTCAATCACCATCATTGGTAGAGAG ataACTATGTCGGCAGTCAGAGAGTGGGCTGCATCTCAGAATAGTCTTGCTCTTGAG GCTGTAGCAGTAAACAAATTGGGGAAATGGAAAACAGCAACACAAATGACTGCGCTAACTGCCCTTCTTGCTAGCAGAGATCCCAG CATGGCAGTGCCGAGCGTTTTAGCTTCTGGCATAGGTCTGCTCTATGTTTCAGCTGGCCTAGCCGTATGGTCACTAGTCGTGTACACGAGGAAGATATGGACAGTATCGCTCAAGTAG
- the LOC103992562 gene encoding CDP-diacylglycerol--glycerol-3-phosphate 3-phosphatidyltransferase 2 isoform X1 has translation MARARKKAGGGPGETNPRGDAASAIGSLYECGGGKVGMQMSGRKQSPPSTPPMPQNGPGRLFTLPTVLTIGRVAAIPLFVSTFYMDGWWGATATTSIFLLAAITDWLDGYIARKMRLETAFGAFLDPVADKLMVAATLVLLCTKPFECAIFGDVPWLLTAPSITIIGREITMSAVREWAASQNSLALEQAVAVNKLGKWKTATQMTALTALLASRDPSMAVPSVLASGIGLLYVSAGLAVWSLVVYTRKIWTVSLK, from the exons ATGGCTCGAGCAAGAAAGAAGGCGGGTGGTGGGCCGGGAGAGACGAACCCCCGTGGCGACGCCGCAAGCGCCATAGGTTCCCTTTACGAGTGCGGCGGCGGGAAAGTAGGCATGCAGATGAGTGGGCGAAAGCAATCGCCGCCATCGACGCCGCCGATGCCGCAGAATGGTCCTGGGAGGTTGTTCACTCTGCCGACGGTTCTCACCATCGGCCGGGTCGCCGCCATCCCCCTTTTCGTGAGCA CTTTTTACATGGATGGTTGGTGGGGAGCAACTGCTACAACAAGCATCTTTCTTCTCGCTGCAATTACAGATTGGCTAGATGGTTATATTGCAAGAAAG ATGCGGCTTGAAACAGCATTTGGTGCATTTTTGGATCCTGTCGCTGACAAG CTTATGGTTGCTGCCACATTGGTATTGTTGTGCACTAAACCTTTTGAATGTGCTATATTTGGGGATGTTCCATGGCTTTTGACGGCACCTTCAATCACCATCATTGGTAGAGAG ataACTATGTCGGCAGTCAGAGAGTGGGCTGCATCTCAGAATAGTCTTGCTCTTGAG CAGGCTGTAGCAGTAAACAAATTGGGGAAATGGAAAACAGCAACACAAATGACTGCGCTAACTGCCCTTCTTGCTAGCAGAGATCCCAG CATGGCAGTGCCGAGCGTTTTAGCTTCTGGCATAGGTCTGCTCTATGTTTCAGCTGGCCTAGCCGTATGGTCACTAGTCGTGTACACGAGGAAGATATGGACAGTATCGCTCAAGTAG